A region from the Sutcliffiella horikoshii genome encodes:
- the pth gene encoding aminoacyl-tRNA hydrolase: MKVFVGLGNPGRQYEETRHNIGFMVIDELADKWNIPLTQSKFKGIFGQGTINGEKVLLVKPLTYMNLSGECVRPLLDFYKLDVEDLVVIYDDLDLPAGKLRLRQKGSAGGHNGIKSLIQHLGTQNFNRIRMGIDRPKNGPSISDYVLGKFHAEERPAIDDSVKKAAEACEENLSKEFLQVMNTFNQ; the protein is encoded by the coding sequence ATGAAAGTTTTTGTGGGGCTTGGGAATCCAGGCCGTCAATATGAAGAAACAAGGCACAATATCGGATTTATGGTAATAGATGAATTAGCGGACAAATGGAACATCCCTTTGACACAGTCCAAATTTAAAGGGATATTCGGCCAAGGCACGATAAACGGTGAAAAGGTACTATTAGTGAAGCCTCTTACATATATGAATTTATCGGGGGAATGTGTTCGCCCGTTATTGGACTTCTATAAGCTTGATGTAGAGGATCTGGTGGTAATATATGATGATTTAGACTTGCCTGCAGGAAAGCTGCGCCTTCGCCAAAAAGGCAGTGCTGGGGGGCATAATGGCATCAAGTCTTTAATACAGCACTTGGGGACGCAAAACTTTAACCGTATCCGTATGGGGATTGATCGTCCGAAAAATGGACCGTCCATCTCGGATTATGTACTTGGGAAGTTCCATGCAGAAGAGCGTCCGGCAATTGATGACAGCGTAAAGAAAGCGGCAGAAGCGTGTGAAGAAAACCTGTCAAAAGAATTCCTTCAAGTAATGAACACTTTTAATCAGTAA
- a CDS encoding anti-sigma-F factor Fin family protein, translating to MSIHYHCRHCGYKVGTIDSKSVFSEELGFHQLSDTERHEMIAYQQNGDVHVKTICEDCQEALDRNPDWHEQERFIQ from the coding sequence ATGTCTATCCATTATCATTGCAGGCATTGCGGCTATAAGGTCGGCACCATCGATTCTAAATCGGTATTTTCAGAAGAACTGGGGTTTCATCAACTGTCGGATACAGAACGACATGAAATGATAGCATATCAACAAAATGGTGATGTACATGTTAAAACGATTTGTGAGGATTGCCAGGAAGCCCTTGACCGGAATCCTGACTGGCATGAACAAGAACGGTTCATACAATAG
- a CDS encoding ribose-phosphate diphosphokinase: MPKYADSNLKIFTLNSNTALAEEIAQHVGVPIGKCSVARFSDGEVQINIEESIRGCDVYVIQSTSAPVNEHIMETLIMIDALKRASAKTINIVMPYYGYGRQDRKARAREPITAKLVANLLETAGADRVITLDLHAPQIQGFFDILIDHLMGVPILAEYFDSKQLEDLVIVSPDHGGVTRARKLADRLKAPIAIIDKRRPRPNVAEVMNIVGHIEGRTAILIDDMIDTAGTITLAANALIENGAKEVYACCTHPVLSGPAIERIQNSKIKELVITNTISLPEEKKIEKITQLSVAQLIAEAIIRVHEEKSVSTLFD, translated from the coding sequence ATGCCAAAGTATGCAGATTCTAATCTAAAGATTTTCACGTTAAATTCCAACACAGCCTTAGCGGAAGAAATTGCTCAACATGTAGGTGTTCCAATCGGAAAATGCTCAGTTGCCCGTTTCAGTGATGGAGAAGTACAAATAAACATCGAGGAAAGCATCCGTGGTTGTGACGTGTATGTGATCCAATCTACAAGCGCACCTGTAAACGAACACATCATGGAGACGCTTATCATGATTGACGCACTTAAACGTGCTTCTGCAAAAACGATCAACATTGTGATGCCGTATTACGGTTACGGAAGACAAGACCGTAAAGCGCGTGCACGTGAGCCAATCACGGCTAAACTAGTGGCAAATCTTTTAGAAACTGCTGGAGCAGACCGTGTCATTACGCTTGATCTGCATGCACCGCAAATTCAAGGATTCTTTGATATCCTGATTGACCACTTAATGGGTGTTCCGATCTTAGCGGAATACTTCGATAGCAAACAACTAGAAGACCTTGTAATTGTATCTCCTGACCATGGTGGGGTAACAAGAGCAAGAAAGCTAGCTGACCGTCTGAAAGCGCCGATTGCGATCATCGACAAACGCAGACCTCGTCCAAATGTTGCAGAGGTTATGAACATTGTTGGTCATATTGAAGGAAGAACGGCAATCTTGATTGATGACATGATTGATACCGCGGGAACCATTACATTAGCGGCAAATGCCTTGATTGAAAATGGAGCAAAAGAAGTATATGCATGCTGTACACACCCAGTACTGTCAGGCCCTGCGATTGAACGTATCCAAAACTCTAAAATTAAAGAGTTGGTCATTACGAACACCATCTCTTTACCAGAAGAGAAGAAAATAGAAAAAATTACACAACTATCCGTTGCACAGCTTATTGCAGAAGCAATTATTCGTGTGCATGAAGAGAAATCCGTTAGTACTTTATTTGATTAA
- the glmU gene encoding bifunctional UDP-N-acetylglucosamine diphosphorylase/glucosamine-1-phosphate N-acetyltransferase GlmU: MINRYAVILAAGQGTRMKSKLYKVLHPVCGKPMVQHVVDHVSALNFEKIVTVVGHGAETVKSHLGTRSEYALQAEQLGTAHAVMQAAPMLQDKKGVTLVICGDTPLITPETMQELLDLHENTGAKATILTAYAEDPTGYGRIIRNSEGHVGKIVEHKDASEEERKVTEINTGTYCFDNEALFTALNNVSNDNVQGEYYLPDVIEILKEQGDIVSAYQTLDFDETLGVNDRVALSQAEKTMKKRINKKHMINGVSIIDPDNTYISADAEIGRDTVINPGTVILGETKIGEDCMIGPNSEIKDCQIGDRTTIRQSVAHDSEIGNDVNIGPFAHVRPDSKIGNEVKLGNFVEVKKATFGNGSKASHLSYIGDAEVGTDVNLGCGSITVNYDGKKKYLTKIEDGVFVGCNSNLVAPVTIGKNAYVAAGSTITEDVPGESLSIARARQVNKENYVNKLHNK, from the coding sequence ATGATAAATCGATATGCCGTAATATTAGCAGCTGGACAAGGTACACGGATGAAATCTAAATTATATAAAGTGTTACATCCTGTTTGTGGCAAACCAATGGTTCAACATGTCGTTGATCATGTTTCTGCACTCAACTTCGAGAAAATCGTAACAGTGGTTGGACATGGAGCAGAGACAGTAAAGAGCCATCTTGGAACAAGAAGCGAGTATGCACTTCAGGCAGAACAGTTGGGAACAGCGCATGCAGTCATGCAAGCTGCACCAATGTTGCAGGATAAAAAAGGCGTAACACTGGTCATTTGTGGAGATACTCCACTTATCACACCGGAAACGATGCAGGAACTTCTTGATCTGCACGAAAACACGGGAGCGAAGGCGACCATTCTGACAGCTTATGCAGAAGATCCTACTGGGTATGGACGCATTATCCGTAACAGCGAAGGACATGTTGGGAAAATTGTGGAGCATAAGGACGCTAGCGAAGAAGAGCGTAAAGTGACAGAAATCAATACAGGTACTTACTGCTTCGACAATGAGGCACTTTTTACAGCGCTTAACAATGTTTCCAATGACAATGTGCAAGGAGAATATTACCTTCCAGATGTCATTGAAATACTGAAAGAACAAGGCGATATCGTTTCTGCCTACCAAACATTAGACTTTGATGAAACACTTGGAGTCAATGACAGAGTGGCACTTTCTCAGGCCGAAAAAACTATGAAGAAAAGAATTAATAAAAAACATATGATCAATGGAGTAAGCATCATTGATCCAGATAATACGTATATCTCAGCAGATGCAGAGATTGGCAGAGATACTGTCATCAACCCTGGTACCGTTATCTTAGGAGAGACGAAAATCGGGGAAGATTGTATGATCGGACCAAACTCTGAGATTAAAGACTGCCAAATCGGGGACCGTACAACTATCCGCCAATCTGTGGCACATGACAGCGAAATTGGAAACGATGTAAATATCGGACCGTTTGCCCACGTGAGACCTGATTCCAAGATTGGAAATGAAGTAAAGCTCGGTAACTTTGTTGAAGTGAAAAAAGCGACATTTGGAAACGGAAGCAAGGCTTCTCATCTTAGCTATATTGGAGATGCGGAAGTTGGAACAGACGTAAACCTTGGATGCGGCTCTATCACAGTCAACTATGATGGGAAAAAGAAATACTTAACTAAAATTGAAGATGGTGTATTTGTAGGTTGCAACTCCAACTTGGTGGCACCTGTGACAATCGGCAAAAACGCCTATGTTGCAGCAGGATCCACCATAACAGAAGATGTACCCGGAGAATCACTATCCATCGCACGCGCACGCCAAGTAAACAAAGAAAACTACGTAAACAAGCTTCACAATAAATAA
- a CDS encoding 50S ribosomal protein L25/general stress protein Ctc, whose protein sequence is MSVLHANERTEFKGSSKTKIREEGLIPAVVYGNDTENKSITVDSKEFIKTIRETGRNGIISLEIGSDKRKVMLYDYQINPLKSLEFVHLDFHVVDFKSEIDVDVTVHVTGDAKGVKDGGVLQQVLHEVSIKALPNDVPESIDVDVTELDVNENITIGDLKSGKYSFNHEDDEVVASILPPRQEEEIDPGEEQEPGEPELVEGRENKESTEEEA, encoded by the coding sequence ATGTCAGTATTACATGCAAATGAACGTACAGAATTCAAAGGATCTTCAAAAACCAAAATCCGTGAGGAAGGTTTAATTCCAGCGGTTGTTTACGGGAATGATACAGAAAATAAATCTATTACTGTCGATAGTAAAGAATTTATTAAAACGATTCGTGAAACAGGACGAAACGGCATCATTTCGCTTGAAATTGGTTCTGATAAACGCAAAGTAATGCTTTACGATTATCAAATTAACCCGTTGAAAAGCTTGGAATTCGTCCACTTGGATTTCCATGTAGTAGATTTCAAATCAGAGATTGATGTAGATGTTACGGTTCATGTTACAGGCGATGCAAAAGGAGTGAAAGATGGAGGAGTCTTACAACAAGTTCTCCATGAAGTATCCATCAAAGCACTTCCAAACGATGTACCGGAATCCATTGATGTGGATGTAACGGAACTTGACGTGAACGAAAATATCACAATCGGCGATTTAAAATCAGGTAAATACAGCTTCAATCATGAAGATGATGAAGTGGTTGCTTCCATCTTACCTCCGCGACAAGAAGAGGAAATCGACCCTGGTGAAGAACAAGAACCAGGCGAGCCTGAACTTGTAGAAGGTAGAGAAAACAAGGAAAGCACAGAGGAGGAGGCGTAA
- the ridA gene encoding 2-iminobutanoate/2-iminopropanoate deaminase has translation MKVVHTDAAPKAIGPYSQGIIVNNLFYSSGQIPLLPNGELLEGDVKEQTHQVFKNLQAVLEEAGASLETVVKATVFIKDMNQFGEINEVYGEYFSAHKPARSCVEVARLPKDVLVEIEVIALVK, from the coding sequence ATGAAAGTTGTTCATACAGATGCCGCTCCAAAAGCGATAGGTCCATATTCCCAGGGGATCATCGTCAACAATCTTTTTTACAGTTCAGGTCAAATTCCGTTATTGCCTAATGGAGAATTACTTGAAGGTGATGTGAAAGAACAAACTCATCAAGTATTTAAAAACTTGCAAGCGGTTTTAGAAGAAGCTGGTGCTTCTTTGGAAACGGTAGTGAAAGCCACTGTTTTCATTAAAGATATGAATCAATTTGGAGAAATTAATGAAGTGTATGGAGAGTATTTCTCCGCTCACAAACCTGCAAGATCTTGTGTGGAGGTTGCTCGTTTACCGAAAGATGTTCTTGTAGAAATAGAAGTTATCGCTCTAGTAAAATAG
- the purR gene encoding pur operon repressor, giving the protein MKLRRSGRLVDMTHYLLQHPQGLVPLSFFADRYGSAKSSISEDLGIIKQTFEQQGIGTLVTVPGAAGGVRYIPYVSNEEASAYLEELCEMIAKPERLLPGGYLYMTDILGNPKVLNKVGKMFATAFSHKKVDVVMTMATKGIPLAHAVASFLNVPVVIVRRDSRVTEGSTVSINYVSGSSKRIQTMVLAKRSLETGSNVLIIDDFMKAGGTVSGMVNLLAEFQANVAGIGILVESENIEERLVEDYVSLAKLDKVSERDRQIEVQQGNYLQHVKDNITIN; this is encoded by the coding sequence ATGAAATTACGTCGAAGTGGTCGTCTTGTGGACATGACGCATTATTTGCTGCAGCATCCACAAGGGTTAGTTCCGCTTTCCTTCTTTGCTGACCGTTATGGGTCTGCAAAGTCTTCCATCAGTGAAGATCTTGGAATCATCAAACAAACATTCGAACAGCAAGGAATCGGAACGCTTGTGACGGTCCCTGGTGCTGCTGGCGGTGTCAGGTATATCCCATATGTAAGTAATGAAGAGGCATCTGCCTATCTAGAGGAATTGTGTGAAATGATCGCAAAGCCGGAAAGATTGCTGCCTGGCGGTTATTTATATATGACGGATATTCTTGGCAACCCGAAAGTATTAAACAAAGTCGGGAAAATGTTCGCAACAGCATTCAGTCATAAAAAGGTGGATGTTGTCATGACAATGGCGACGAAAGGGATCCCACTTGCACATGCAGTGGCAAGCTTTTTAAATGTGCCGGTTGTTATCGTAAGACGTGACAGCAGGGTCACAGAAGGCTCTACAGTAAGCATTAATTATGTTTCAGGTTCATCCAAACGAATTCAGACGATGGTTCTGGCAAAAAGAAGTTTAGAGACGGGCTCGAATGTCCTCATTATCGATGACTTCATGAAGGCCGGCGGGACAGTCAGCGGAATGGTGAACTTACTGGCAGAGTTTCAAGCAAACGTAGCTGGCATCGGGATTTTAGTGGAGTCGGAAAACATTGAAGAACGCCTGGTCGAAGATTATGTTTCCTTGGCCAAGCTGGACAAGGTAAGTGAAAGAGACCGACAGATTGAAGTGCAGCAAGGCAACTATCTTCAGCATGTGAAAGACAATATTACAATAAACTAA
- the spoVG gene encoding septation regulator SpoVG, which translates to MEVTDVRLRRVNTDGRMRAIASITLDHEFVVHDIRVIDGNNGLFVAMPSKRTPDGEFRDIAHPINSGTRGKIQEAVLAEYHRLGELEVEYEEAGAS; encoded by the coding sequence ATGGAAGTAACTGACGTAAGATTACGCCGCGTAAATACCGATGGTCGCATGAGAGCTATCGCATCTATTACATTAGATCATGAATTCGTTGTTCATGACATCCGTGTAATCGATGGAAACAACGGCTTGTTCGTTGCGATGCCTAGTAAACGTACGCCGGATGGAGAATTCCGCGATATCGCGCACCCTATCAATTCCGGGACGCGTGGGAAAATCCAGGAAGCGGTTCTAGCAGAGTACCACCGCTTAGGCGAATTAGAAGTAGAATACGAAGAAGCAGGTGCTTCTTAA